The following proteins come from a genomic window of Achromobacter sp. AONIH1:
- the lpxO gene encoding lipid A hydroxylase LpxO: MKWFILALFIVCATVVHFRGRVRHRFSRQALDHSTFTAPLNCFMYAFSSVPNQPYLDLKDFPELKVLLDRCDEIREEALRLFGDGHIKASDKYNDAGFNSFFKSGWKRFYLKWYDADHPSASALCPVTTELLKGIPNIKAAMFASLPPGSRLPRHRDPYAGSLRFHMGLITPNSPDCYINVDGETYYWRDGEAVVFDETFIHYAENKTDQNRIILFADVERPMRFRWAQAVNRVVGGFLLRAAAAPNQEGDKTGGINRIFGAVYAVRRVGKALKKRSQPLYYLTKWLLVGGILAWIFL; the protein is encoded by the coding sequence ATGAAGTGGTTCATTCTTGCGTTATTCATCGTTTGCGCCACGGTCGTGCATTTCCGTGGCCGGGTCAGGCACAGGTTCTCGCGGCAGGCGCTGGATCATTCCACGTTCACCGCGCCGCTGAACTGCTTCATGTACGCGTTTTCCAGCGTGCCGAACCAGCCGTACCTGGACCTGAAGGACTTTCCCGAGCTGAAGGTGCTGCTGGACCGTTGCGACGAGATCCGCGAAGAGGCCTTGCGCCTGTTCGGCGACGGGCATATCAAGGCATCCGACAAGTACAACGACGCCGGCTTCAACTCGTTCTTCAAGAGCGGCTGGAAGCGCTTCTACCTGAAGTGGTATGACGCCGACCATCCCTCGGCCAGCGCGCTGTGCCCGGTCACGACGGAACTGCTCAAGGGCATCCCGAACATCAAGGCCGCCATGTTCGCCTCGCTGCCCCCGGGTAGCCGGCTGCCGCGCCACCGCGATCCCTATGCCGGTTCGCTGCGCTTTCACATGGGCCTGATCACGCCCAACAGCCCCGACTGCTACATCAATGTCGACGGCGAGACCTACTACTGGCGCGACGGCGAGGCCGTGGTCTTTGACGAGACCTTCATCCACTACGCCGAGAACAAGACGGATCAGAACCGGATCATCCTGTTCGCCGACGTCGAGCGTCCGATGCGCTTTCGCTGGGCCCAGGCCGTCAACCGCGTGGTGGGCGGCTTCCTGCTGCGCGCGGCGGCCGCGCCCAACCAGGAAGGCGACAAGACCGGCGGCATCAACCGCATCTTCGGCGCCGTGTATGCGGTGCGCCGGGTCGGCAAGGCCCTGAAGAAGCGCAGCCAGCCGCTGTACTACCTGACCAAGTGGCTGCTGGTGGGCGGCATCCTGGCCTGGATCTTCCTGTAG
- the carB gene encoding carbamoyl-phosphate synthase large subunit produces MPKRTDLKSILIIGAGPIIIGQACEFDYSGAQACKALKAEGYRTILVNSNPATIMTDPETADVTYIEPITWQAVEKIIEREKPDALLPTMGGQTALNCALDLAHHGVLKKHNVELIGANEHAIEKAEDRQKFKQAMTDIGLESAKSGVAHSMDEAWEVQRRIAAEVGTSGFPAVIRPSFTMGGSGGGIAYNAEEFETICRRGLEASPTSELLIEESLLGWKEFEMEVVRDKADNCIIVCSIENLDPMGVHTGDSITVAPAQTLTDKEYQIMRNASIAVLREIGVDTGGSNVQFAVNPKNGRMIVIEMNPRVSRSSALASKATGFPIAKVAARLAVGYTLDELKNEITGGATPASFEPSIDYVVTKVPRFAFEKFPTADARLTTQMKSVGEVMAIGRTFQESFQKALRGLEVGVDGLNQKTTDREKLQVELGEPGPERIWYVGDAFAQGFTLDEVHNITHIDPWFLSQIKEIVDIELALEQKTLSDLDYATLWELKRRGFSDRRLAFLLDSSESEVRKLRHQLNVRPVYKRVDTCAAEFATRTAYMYSTYEEECEAAPTDRKKIVVLGGGPNRIGQGIEFDYCCVHAALALRNDGFETIMVNCNPETVSTDYDTSDRLYFEPLTLEDVLEIVHKENPVGMIVQYGGQTPLKLARALEANGVPIIGTSPESIDVAEDRERFQKLLHKLGLRQPPNRTARTENEALAHAAEIGYPLVVRPSYVLGGRAMEIVHEQQDLERYMREAVKVSNDSPVLLDRFLNNATEVDVDCLSDGETVFIGGVMEHIEQAGVHSGDSACSLPPYSLSADVIAEIKRQTAMMAKALNVNGLMNVQFAIQGGDVYVLEVNPRASRTVPYVSKATGLQLAKIAARAMAGRKLADQGVTKEVVPPYFSVKEAVFPFVKFPGVDTILGPEMKSTGEVMGVGNSFGEAFVKSQLAAGVRLPESGTAFISVKNQDKPRAVEVARGLHALGFKLVATRGTAAEIEAAGIPVQLVNKVTEGRPHIVDMVKNGEISLVINTVEERRNAIADSRTIRTQSLAARVTFFTTIAGARAAVEGMQYLRQGLGLQVYPLQELHASLADK; encoded by the coding sequence ATGCCCAAGCGTACAGACCTAAAAAGCATCCTCATCATCGGCGCCGGCCCCATCATCATCGGGCAGGCCTGCGAGTTCGACTATTCGGGCGCCCAGGCGTGCAAGGCGCTCAAGGCCGAGGGCTACCGCACCATCCTGGTGAACAGCAACCCGGCCACCATCATGACGGACCCGGAAACGGCCGACGTCACCTACATCGAGCCCATCACCTGGCAGGCGGTCGAGAAGATCATCGAGCGCGAGAAGCCCGATGCGCTGCTGCCCACGATGGGCGGCCAGACCGCGCTGAACTGCGCGCTGGACCTGGCTCACCACGGCGTGCTGAAGAAGCACAACGTCGAGCTGATCGGCGCCAACGAGCACGCCATCGAGAAGGCCGAGGACCGCCAGAAGTTCAAGCAGGCCATGACCGACATCGGCCTGGAATCGGCCAAGTCGGGCGTCGCCCACAGCATGGACGAGGCCTGGGAAGTGCAGCGCCGCATCGCCGCGGAAGTCGGCACCTCGGGCTTCCCCGCCGTGATCCGCCCCAGCTTCACCATGGGCGGCTCGGGCGGCGGCATCGCCTACAACGCCGAGGAATTCGAAACCATCTGCCGCCGCGGCCTGGAAGCCTCGCCCACCAGCGAGCTGCTGATCGAGGAATCGCTGCTGGGCTGGAAGGAATTCGAGATGGAAGTGGTTCGCGACAAGGCGGACAACTGCATCATCGTCTGCTCCATCGAGAACCTGGATCCGATGGGCGTGCACACCGGCGACTCCATCACGGTGGCGCCGGCGCAGACGCTGACGGACAAGGAATACCAGATCATGCGCAACGCGTCGATCGCCGTGCTGCGCGAGATCGGCGTGGACACGGGCGGCTCGAACGTGCAGTTCGCGGTCAACCCGAAGAACGGCCGCATGATCGTCATCGAGATGAACCCGCGCGTGTCGCGTTCGTCGGCGCTGGCCTCCAAGGCCACCGGCTTCCCCATCGCCAAGGTCGCCGCGCGCCTGGCCGTCGGCTACACGCTCGATGAGCTGAAGAACGAAATCACCGGCGGCGCCACGCCCGCCTCGTTCGAGCCCTCGATCGACTACGTGGTCACCAAGGTGCCGCGTTTCGCGTTCGAGAAATTCCCCACCGCCGACGCGCGCCTGACCACCCAGATGAAGTCGGTCGGCGAAGTCATGGCCATCGGCCGTACCTTCCAGGAATCGTTCCAGAAGGCGCTGCGCGGGCTGGAAGTCGGCGTGGATGGCCTGAACCAGAAGACCACCGACCGCGAGAAGCTGCAGGTCGAGCTGGGCGAGCCCGGCCCCGAGCGCATCTGGTACGTGGGCGACGCCTTCGCCCAGGGCTTCACGCTGGACGAAGTGCACAACATCACGCACATCGACCCGTGGTTCCTGTCGCAGATCAAGGAAATCGTCGACATCGAACTGGCGCTCGAGCAGAAGACGCTGTCCGACCTGGATTACGCCACCCTGTGGGAACTGAAGCGTCGCGGCTTCTCTGACCGCCGCCTGGCCTTCCTGCTGGATTCGTCCGAGTCCGAGGTGCGCAAGCTGCGTCACCAGCTCAACGTGCGTCCCGTGTACAAGCGCGTGGACACCTGCGCCGCCGAGTTCGCCACCCGCACGGCCTACATGTATTCGACCTACGAGGAAGAGTGCGAAGCCGCGCCCACCGACCGCAAGAAGATCGTGGTGCTGGGCGGCGGTCCGAACCGCATCGGCCAGGGCATCGAGTTCGACTACTGCTGCGTGCACGCCGCGCTGGCGCTGCGCAACGACGGGTTCGAGACCATCATGGTCAACTGCAACCCGGAAACCGTGTCCACCGACTACGACACCTCCGACCGCCTGTACTTCGAGCCGCTGACGCTGGAAGACGTGCTGGAGATCGTGCACAAGGAAAACCCGGTCGGCATGATCGTCCAGTACGGCGGCCAGACCCCGCTGAAGCTGGCGCGCGCGCTGGAAGCCAATGGCGTGCCCATCATCGGCACCAGCCCCGAGTCCATCGACGTGGCCGAGGACCGCGAGCGCTTCCAGAAGCTGCTGCACAAACTCGGTCTGCGCCAGCCGCCCAACCGCACGGCCCGCACCGAGAACGAAGCGCTGGCCCACGCCGCCGAGATCGGCTACCCGCTGGTGGTGCGCCCGAGCTACGTGCTGGGCGGCCGCGCGATGGAAATCGTGCACGAGCAGCAGGACCTGGAGCGCTACATGCGCGAAGCGGTCAAGGTCAGCAACGATTCTCCGGTGCTGCTGGACCGCTTCCTGAACAACGCCACCGAAGTCGACGTGGACTGCCTGTCCGATGGTGAAACCGTCTTCATCGGCGGCGTCATGGAACACATCGAGCAGGCCGGCGTGCACTCGGGCGACTCCGCCTGCAGCCTGCCGCCGTACTCGCTGTCGGCCGACGTGATCGCCGAGATCAAGCGCCAGACCGCGATGATGGCCAAGGCCCTGAACGTCAACGGCCTGATGAACGTGCAGTTCGCGATCCAGGGCGGCGACGTCTACGTGCTGGAAGTGAACCCGCGCGCCTCGCGCACGGTGCCCTACGTGTCCAAGGCCACCGGCCTGCAACTGGCCAAGATCGCCGCGCGCGCCATGGCCGGCCGCAAGCTGGCCGACCAGGGTGTCACCAAGGAAGTCGTGCCGCCTTACTTCTCGGTCAAGGAAGCCGTGTTCCCGTTCGTCAAGTTCCCGGGCGTGGACACCATCCTGGGACCGGAAATGAAGTCGACCGGCGAAGTCATGGGCGTGGGCAACAGCTTCGGCGAAGCCTTCGTCAAGTCGCAGCTGGCCGCCGGCGTGCGCCTGCCGGAATCCGGCACGGCGTTCATCAGCGTGAAGAATCAGGACAAGCCCCGCGCCGTGGAAGTGGCGCGCGGCCTGCACGCCCTGGGCTTCAAACTGGTCGCCACGCGCGGCACGGCCGCCGAGATCGAGGCCGCCGGCATTCCGGTGCAGCTGGTGAACAAGGTCACCGAAGGTCGTCCGCACATCGTCGACATGGTGAAGAACGGCGAGATCTCGCTGGTCATCAACACCGTCGAAGAGCGTCGCAACGCCATCGCCGACTCGCGCACCATCCGCACGCAGTCGCTGGCCGCGCGCGTGACGTTCTTCACGACCATCGCCGGCGCCCGCGCCGCCGTTGAGGGCATGCAGTACCTGCGCCAAGGCCTGGGCCTGCAGGTGTACCCGTTGCAGGAACTTCACGCGTCCCTGGCGGACAAATAA
- the carA gene encoding glutamine-hydrolyzing carbamoyl-phosphate synthase small subunit — protein sequence MLPQLFPEGLNRFPPAILALADGTIFRGVSIGAPGHTVAEVVFNTAMTGYQEILTDPSYSGQIVTLTYPHIGNTGVNAEDVEANRVYASGLVVRDCPARVSNFRSTQSLPEYLAEQGIVAISGIDTRKLTRILREKGAQGACIFVGADAERAVELARGFPGMAGQDLARVVSIKDRADWTQGTWELGEGYTAPDQSRFHVVAYDFGVKSNILRLLADRGCRITLVPAQTTADEVLKLNPDGVFLSNGPGDPEPCDYAIEATRKFLDQKLPVFGICLGHQIMGLAVGGKTVKMKTGHHGANHPVQDLASKRVFITSQNHGFAVDAASLPANARTTHVSLFDGTLQGFELTDRPAFCFQGHPEASPGPHDIVVLFDKFISLMAGQK from the coding sequence GTGCTGCCGCAACTCTTTCCCGAGGGGCTCAACCGCTTCCCTCCTGCAATTCTGGCTCTGGCGGACGGTACCATTTTTCGAGGCGTATCGATCGGTGCGCCTGGCCATACGGTCGCCGAGGTGGTGTTCAACACCGCCATGACCGGGTACCAGGAAATTCTCACCGATCCCAGCTATAGCGGCCAGATCGTCACGCTGACCTATCCGCACATCGGCAACACCGGCGTTAACGCCGAGGACGTCGAGGCGAACCGCGTCTACGCCTCCGGCCTGGTGGTCCGCGACTGTCCGGCCCGCGTGTCGAACTTCCGTTCCACGCAATCGCTGCCCGAGTACCTTGCCGAGCAGGGCATCGTCGCCATTTCCGGCATCGACACCCGCAAGCTCACGCGCATTCTGCGCGAGAAGGGCGCCCAGGGCGCCTGCATCTTCGTCGGCGCCGACGCCGAGCGCGCCGTCGAGCTGGCGCGCGGCTTCCCCGGCATGGCCGGCCAGGACCTGGCCCGCGTCGTGTCCATCAAGGACCGCGCCGACTGGACCCAGGGCACCTGGGAGCTGGGCGAAGGCTACACCGCGCCCGACCAGTCCCGTTTCCACGTCGTGGCCTACGACTTCGGCGTCAAGAGCAACATCCTGCGCCTGCTGGCCGATCGCGGCTGCCGCATCACGCTGGTGCCGGCCCAGACCACGGCCGACGAAGTCCTCAAGCTCAATCCCGACGGCGTGTTCCTGTCCAACGGCCCCGGCGACCCCGAGCCCTGCGACTACGCCATCGAAGCCACCCGCAAGTTCCTGGACCAGAAGCTGCCCGTGTTCGGCATCTGCCTGGGCCACCAGATCATGGGCCTGGCGGTGGGCGGCAAGACCGTCAAGATGAAGACCGGCCACCACGGCGCCAACCACCCCGTGCAGGACCTGGCGTCCAAGCGCGTGTTCATCACCAGCCAGAACCACGGTTTCGCGGTGGACGCGGCCAGCCTGCCCGCCAACGCGCGCACCACGCACGTCTCGCTGTTCGACGGCACGCTGCAGGGCTTCGAGCTCACCGACCGTCCGGCCTTCTGCTTCCAGGGCCACCCCGAGGCCAGCCCCGGCCCGCACGACATCGTCGTGCTGTTCGACAAGTTCATCAGCCTGATGGCCGGCCAAAAGTAA
- the tal gene encoding transaldolase, giving the protein MSSQLDALRLHTTVVADTGDFEAMKALRPTDATTNPSLILKAVQQDAYRPLLERTARDHRGASTAELMDRLLVAFGQAILNIVPGRVSTEVDARLSFDTRATVERARSLIALYEAAGIARERVLIKIASTWEGIQAARALQAEGIRCNLTLLFSLPQAVACADAGVQLISPFVGRIYDWHKKAAGAGWDEAANAGPNDPGVLSVTRIYRYYKQFGIATEIMGASFRNVGQILALSGCDLLTISPELLNKLAATEGDAPAQLRAGDGADGIARIASDEISFRGLLNEDAMATEKLSEGIRLFVADAVKLDALIEAQRG; this is encoded by the coding sequence ATGTCCAGCCAACTCGACGCATTGCGCCTTCACACCACCGTGGTCGCCGACACCGGGGACTTCGAAGCCATGAAGGCCTTGCGCCCCACCGACGCCACCACCAACCCGTCCCTGATACTAAAGGCCGTGCAGCAGGACGCCTACCGCCCCCTGCTGGAACGGACCGCGCGCGACCATCGCGGCGCTTCGACCGCCGAACTGATGGACCGCCTGCTGGTGGCCTTCGGCCAGGCCATCCTGAACATCGTGCCAGGCCGCGTGTCGACCGAGGTCGACGCGCGCCTGTCCTTCGACACCCGCGCCACCGTCGAGCGCGCGCGCAGCCTGATCGCGCTGTATGAAGCGGCCGGCATCGCGCGCGAGCGCGTGCTGATCAAGATCGCCTCCACCTGGGAAGGCATCCAGGCGGCCCGCGCGCTGCAGGCCGAAGGCATCCGCTGCAACCTGACGCTGCTGTTCTCGCTGCCGCAGGCGGTCGCCTGCGCCGACGCCGGCGTGCAGCTGATCTCGCCCTTCGTGGGCCGCATCTACGACTGGCACAAGAAGGCCGCCGGCGCCGGCTGGGACGAGGCCGCCAACGCCGGCCCGAACGATCCCGGCGTGCTGTCGGTGACCCGCATCTACCGCTACTACAAGCAGTTCGGCATCGCCACCGAGATCATGGGCGCCAGCTTCCGCAACGTGGGCCAGATCCTGGCGCTGTCGGGCTGCGACCTGCTCACCATCAGCCCCGAGCTGCTGAACAAGCTGGCGGCCACCGAAGGCGACGCGCCCGCGCAGCTGCGCGCCGGCGATGGCGCCGACGGCATCGCGCGCATCGCTTCGGACGAGATCAGCTTCCGCGGCCTGCTCAACGAGGACGCCATGGCCACGGAAAAACTGTCCGAAGGCATCCGGCTGTTCGTCGCGGACGCGGTCAAGCTGGACGCGCTGATCGAAGCGCAGCGCGGCTAG
- a CDS encoding carboxymuconolactone decarboxylase family protein translates to MARIPYADLSHPEAQPLVERIVAERGSVLHLYQMLLHSPAVAGGWLNYLTSIRQLSTLPGDLRELVIMRVAVLNGAPYEADQHAPIALKEGVTQAQLDALDGWQDSALFDARERAVLAYTDAMTRQVQVPDAVFQAARQAMGSDKLLVELTATVAAYNMVSRFLEALQVHTHDHR, encoded by the coding sequence ATGGCGCGCATCCCCTACGCAGACCTGTCCCATCCCGAGGCCCAGCCGCTGGTCGAGCGCATCGTCGCCGAGCGCGGCAGCGTGCTGCATCTGTACCAGATGCTGCTGCACAGCCCGGCGGTGGCCGGCGGCTGGCTCAACTACCTGACCTCGATCCGCCAGCTCAGCACCTTGCCGGGCGACCTGCGCGAGCTGGTCATCATGCGGGTGGCGGTGCTGAACGGCGCGCCCTACGAGGCCGACCAGCATGCGCCGATCGCGTTGAAGGAAGGCGTGACGCAGGCGCAGCTGGATGCGCTGGACGGCTGGCAGGACTCGGCGCTGTTCGACGCGCGCGAGCGCGCCGTGCTGGCCTATACCGACGCCATGACGCGTCAGGTGCAGGTGCCCGACGCCGTGTTCCAGGCCGCGCGCCAGGCCATGGGCAGCGACAAGCTGCTGGTCGAGCTGACGGCCACGGTGGCTGCCTACAACATGGTGTCGCGCTTCCTGGAAGCCTTGCAGGTCCATACGCACGATCACCGCTGA
- a CDS encoding ABC transporter permease — protein MSKSLIKPGSASLRFWQLLLLVVILGVWHLASRDPKVAFFFGEPLKVWGRIWAWFVTNADIYTHLWVTLTETVLAFFIGTAAGLGAGLWLGLSPLASAILDPYIKAANSMPRVILAPIFGMWFGLGIWSKVALAVTLVFFIVFFNVYQGVREVSPTLLDNARMLGARRRQLLRHVYLPSATSWVFSSLHTSVGLAFVGAVVGEYLGSASGVGYLILQAEGTFDVNTVFAGIVVLTAFALALDYMVGLSEKRLMKWQPKSGETEKI, from the coding sequence ATGTCGAAGTCTCTGATCAAACCGGGTTCGGCCAGCCTGCGCTTCTGGCAGTTGCTGCTGCTGGTCGTGATCCTGGGCGTCTGGCATCTGGCCTCGCGCGATCCCAAGGTGGCGTTCTTCTTCGGCGAGCCGCTGAAGGTGTGGGGCCGCATCTGGGCGTGGTTCGTCACCAACGCCGACATCTACACGCATCTGTGGGTGACGCTGACCGAGACCGTGCTGGCGTTCTTCATCGGCACGGCGGCGGGCCTGGGGGCGGGGCTGTGGCTGGGGCTGTCGCCGCTGGCCAGCGCGATCCTGGATCCCTACATCAAGGCGGCCAACTCGATGCCGCGAGTGATCCTGGCGCCCATCTTCGGCATGTGGTTCGGCCTGGGCATCTGGTCCAAGGTGGCGCTGGCCGTGACGCTGGTGTTCTTCATCGTGTTCTTCAACGTCTACCAGGGCGTGCGCGAGGTCAGCCCCACGCTGCTGGACAACGCGCGCATGCTGGGCGCGCGCCGCCGCCAGCTGCTGCGCCACGTGTACCTGCCGTCCGCCACCAGCTGGGTGTTCTCCAGCCTGCACACCTCCGTCGGCCTGGCCTTCGTGGGCGCGGTGGTGGGCGAGTACCTGGGTTCGGCCAGCGGCGTGGGCTACCTGATCCTGCAGGCCGAGGGCACTTTCGATGTGAACACCGTGTTCGCGGGCATCGTGGTGCTGACGGCGTTCGCGCTGGCGCTGGACTACATGGTCGGCCTGAGCGAGAAGCGCCTGATGAAGTGGCAGCCCAAGTCGGGCGAAACCGAAAAGATCTGA
- a CDS encoding ABC transporter ATP-binding protein: MAEAALALENISCTFVSRDDRSQRYTAVSDTSLAIAPGEFVSVVGPTGCGKSTLLNVGAGLLAPSSGQVKVFGQPLSGINARAGYMFQGEALLPWRSALDNVMAGLDFAGVPRQEGETRGREWMRRVGLGGFEDRYPHQMSGGMRKRVMLAQTLIRDPDIILMDEPFSALDIQTRQLMENEVLDLWMAKRKAVLFITHDLDEAIAMSDRVVVLSAGPGTHPIGEFAIDLPRPRDVAEVRTHPRFVELHAAIWGVLREEVLKGYAQQRK; the protein is encoded by the coding sequence ATGGCTGAAGCCGCGCTCGCGCTGGAAAACATCAGCTGCACCTTTGTTTCCCGCGACGACCGCTCGCAACGCTACACCGCGGTCAGCGACACCTCCCTGGCCATCGCGCCGGGGGAGTTCGTGTCCGTGGTCGGCCCCACCGGCTGCGGCAAGTCCACCTTGCTGAACGTCGGCGCCGGCCTGCTGGCGCCGTCTTCGGGGCAGGTCAAGGTCTTCGGCCAGCCGCTGTCGGGCATCAATGCCCGCGCCGGCTACATGTTCCAGGGCGAGGCGCTGCTGCCGTGGCGCAGCGCGCTGGACAACGTGATGGCCGGCCTGGATTTCGCCGGCGTGCCGCGCCAGGAAGGCGAGACGCGGGGCCGCGAATGGATGCGCCGCGTCGGCCTGGGCGGTTTCGAGGACCGCTACCCGCACCAGATGTCCGGCGGCATGCGCAAGCGCGTGATGCTGGCGCAGACGCTGATCCGCGATCCCGACATCATCCTGATGGACGAGCCGTTCTCGGCGCTGGACATCCAGACGCGCCAGCTGATGGAAAACGAAGTGCTGGACCTGTGGATGGCCAAGCGCAAGGCCGTGCTCTTCATCACTCACGACCTGGACGAGGCCATCGCCATGAGCGACCGCGTGGTGGTGCTGTCGGCCGGGCCCGGCACGCATCCGATCGGCGAGTTCGCCATCGACCTGCCGCGTCCGCGCGACGTGGCCGAGGTGCGCACTCATCCGCGTTTCGTCGAGCTGCACGCCGCGATCTGGGGCGTGCTGCGCGAGGAAGTGCTCAAGGGCTATGCGCAACAAAGGAAATGA